In one window of Desulfurispora thermophila DSM 16022 DNA:
- a CDS encoding cobalamin B12-binding domain-containing protein produces the protein MGKYSQLADLVLKGDQPQVEQVTRQLLEAGEDPLQIINEGLIAGITEVGVRFKEGELFVPEMMRSAKAMKAGIEILKPAIAGSDIPSAGKVVMGTVKGDLHDIGKNLVIMMLESSGFAVVDLGIDVPVEKFIAAVQEHRPQIVGMSALLTTTMPVMKQVIDALSRENLRENVKVLVGGAPVSAEFAREIGADGYAPDAASAAELCKQMVG, from the coding sequence ATGGGCAAATATTCTCAACTGGCCGATCTGGTGCTGAAAGGCGACCAGCCGCAGGTGGAGCAGGTGACCCGCCAGCTGCTGGAGGCGGGCGAGGACCCGCTGCAGATCATCAACGAGGGGCTGATTGCCGGCATCACCGAGGTGGGCGTGCGCTTTAAAGAAGGCGAACTCTTTGTGCCCGAGATGATGCGCTCGGCCAAGGCCATGAAGGCGGGCATAGAAATATTAAAACCGGCCATTGCCGGCAGCGACATCCCCAGCGCCGGCAAGGTGGTCATGGGTACCGTGAAGGGAGACCTGCACGATATCGGCAAAAACCTGGTGATCATGATGCTGGAGAGCAGCGGCTTTGCCGTGGTGGACCTGGGCATCGATGTGCCCGTGGAGAAATTCATCGCCGCGGTGCAGGAACACCGGCCGCAAATCGTGGGTATGTCGGCGCTTTTGACCACCACCATGCCCGTAATGAAGCAGGTGATTGACGCTTTAAGCCGGGAAAACCTGCGGGAAAATGTCAAGGTGCTGGTGGGCGGCGCGCCGGTTTCGGCGGAATTTGCCCGGGAAATCGGGGCGGACGGCTACGCTCCCGATGCGGCCAGCGCCGCCGAGCTGTGCAAGCAAATGGTGGGTTAA
- a CDS encoding trimethylamine methyltransferase family protein encodes METLRYASRHGHGLALATLAPAQIEQIHQASCRILSEVGVLVHHDEAAALLQKAGAYTDGSGRTYLPVALVEWAIRTAPSRITLYNRLGRPAMWLEGHNAYFGTGSDTLYFFDPDSGERRPWRSQDVAAALRVADALPGIDFVMSMGMLEEVDKRLHNRIQYALMLKNSSKPQVVIAEDDKTLADIIDMAAAAVGGREKLAHQPLFALYCEPTSPLQLPYESVAKLLLAAERRVPVNFACGALAGATTPVTVAGTVVQANAEALCGLVVHQLKNPGAPFLYGYGDSPLDMRTMQALYAVPEALMLQGCLCDLARYYRLPSWGYAGCTSAKVFDEQAVVEATMFTLLGALQGCNLMHDVFYMESGRTGSLELLVLMDEVISRVRFMLRGVDTSPQQLAVEAIARVGPGGNFLADDHTADHFRQSWQPIVSDFQTYEGWMAAGGQTTGQRIAGRLRQILDTHRPAPLPEAVEKQIEAILQRAQERL; translated from the coding sequence GTGGAGACCTTGCGCTACGCCAGCAGACACGGCCATGGGCTGGCCCTGGCCACGCTTGCGCCGGCCCAGATTGAACAGATTCACCAGGCCAGTTGCCGCATCTTGAGCGAAGTGGGGGTGCTGGTGCACCACGACGAAGCGGCCGCCCTTTTGCAGAAGGCCGGGGCGTACACCGACGGCAGCGGGCGCACCTACCTGCCCGTGGCCCTGGTGGAGTGGGCTATTCGTACCGCTCCCTCGCGCATCACACTGTATAACCGCCTGGGCCGGCCGGCCATGTGGCTGGAGGGCCACAACGCCTACTTCGGCACCGGTTCCGACACGCTCTATTTCTTTGACCCGGACAGCGGCGAACGGCGGCCCTGGCGCAGCCAGGACGTGGCCGCCGCCCTGCGCGTAGCGGATGCCCTGCCCGGCATAGATTTCGTCATGTCCATGGGCATGCTGGAGGAAGTGGACAAGCGCCTGCACAACCGTATACAGTATGCTCTGATGCTGAAAAACAGCAGCAAGCCCCAGGTGGTGATCGCCGAGGACGATAAGACCCTGGCCGACATCATCGACATGGCGGCGGCGGCCGTGGGCGGCCGGGAAAAACTGGCCCACCAGCCGCTTTTCGCCCTGTACTGCGAGCCCACATCGCCGCTGCAACTGCCCTACGAGTCCGTCGCCAAGCTGCTTTTGGCCGCCGAACGGCGGGTGCCCGTCAACTTTGCCTGCGGCGCGCTGGCCGGGGCCACCACGCCGGTGACCGTGGCCGGTACCGTGGTGCAGGCCAATGCCGAGGCGCTGTGCGGTCTGGTGGTGCACCAGCTGAAAAATCCCGGCGCGCCCTTCCTGTACGGCTACGGCGATTCGCCGCTGGATATGCGCACCATGCAGGCGCTCTATGCCGTGCCCGAAGCGCTCATGCTGCAGGGCTGCCTGTGCGACCTGGCCCGCTATTACCGGTTGCCCTCCTGGGGCTATGCCGGTTGCACCAGTGCCAAGGTCTTTGACGAGCAGGCCGTGGTGGAGGCCACCATGTTTACCCTCCTGGGCGCCCTGCAGGGCTGCAACCTGATGCACGATGTCTTTTACATGGAATCGGGGCGTACCGGCTCGCTGGAGCTGCTGGTTTTGATGGATGAAGTCATCTCCCGCGTGCGCTTTATGCTGCGCGGGGTGGACACCAGCCCGCAGCAACTGGCGGTGGAAGCCATTGCCCGGGTGGGGCCGGGCGGTAACTTCCTGGCCGACGACCACACGGCCGACCACTTCCGCCAGAGCTGGCAGCCCATAGTGTCCGACTTCCAGACCTACGAGGGCTGGATGGCCGCGGGCGGCCAGACCACGGGGCAGCGCATTGCCGGGCGGCTGCGCCAGATCCTGGACACCCACCGGCCCGCGCCGCTGCCGGAGGCGGTGGAAAAGCAAATAGAGGCCATTTTGCAGCGGGCGCAGGAGCGGCTGTAG
- a CDS encoding trimethylamine methyltransferase family protein produces MEPYLSNYTEQCTPRLKWLSEAQLEQIHLASLEVLERTGIVVQNQQALALLKEAGCRVREDRVWIPGWLVEECLRLAPKRVMVANRLGQRVMPLEKNRVYYGTGSDLPFTIDMESKERRVSTKKDVEEAALLMDYLPNYDFIMSYAIATDTPSSVSDLHQFAAMTINSSKPIIFTAHNPENTEAIIQMAAACVGGEDELRHNPYIILYSEPISPLVHTQDGVGKMFKCFDYNVPVVYTPGVLAGATTPVTKAGCITLMNAEALAGVVMAQLYKKGAPIIIGGGATPMDMKYSTTLYGAPETGMNYAAMTELAQFYGLPNFTEAGCTNSPLPDVQAGVEAALSIMFNQLCGANLVHDVGYLEGGKTGYLPFLVVCDDIIDMARYTGAGTRTSPEHLAVDCIHDVGPGGNYLAHDHTFKYFRQEIWSPRFFIRYRWEQWEEQGRETTLDRAISKVRQVLASHKPAALPAAAQQTLMDIIARRQREARS; encoded by the coding sequence ATGGAACCCTATCTGTCCAACTATACAGAGCAGTGCACGCCGCGCCTGAAGTGGCTCAGCGAGGCTCAGCTGGAGCAAATCCACCTGGCTTCGCTGGAGGTGCTGGAGCGGACGGGCATTGTGGTGCAAAACCAGCAGGCGCTGGCCCTGCTCAAAGAGGCCGGCTGCCGGGTGCGGGAGGACCGGGTGTGGATACCGGGCTGGCTGGTGGAGGAATGCCTGCGCCTGGCCCCCAAGCGGGTGATGGTGGCCAACCGCCTGGGGCAGCGGGTGATGCCGCTGGAAAAGAACCGGGTCTATTACGGCACCGGTTCCGACCTGCCCTTTACCATTGATATGGAAAGCAAAGAGCGCCGGGTTTCCACCAAAAAGGATGTGGAGGAAGCCGCCCTCTTGATGGACTACCTGCCCAACTACGACTTTATCATGAGCTATGCCATTGCTACGGACACGCCGTCCAGCGTCAGCGACCTGCACCAGTTCGCGGCCATGACCATAAACAGCAGCAAGCCCATCATCTTCACGGCCCACAACCCGGAAAACACCGAAGCCATTATCCAGATGGCCGCCGCCTGCGTGGGCGGGGAGGATGAGCTGCGCCACAATCCTTACATCATCCTTTATTCCGAACCCATCTCCCCGCTGGTGCATACGCAGGACGGCGTGGGCAAGATGTTCAAGTGTTTTGATTACAACGTGCCGGTGGTTTATACACCCGGTGTGCTGGCCGGTGCCACCACGCCCGTGACCAAGGCCGGCTGCATCACGCTGATGAACGCGGAAGCGCTGGCCGGGGTGGTCATGGCCCAGCTGTACAAGAAGGGGGCGCCCATCATCATTGGCGGCGGCGCTACGCCCATGGATATGAAATACTCCACCACGCTGTACGGCGCGCCCGAGACCGGCATGAACTACGCGGCCATGACCGAGCTGGCCCAGTTCTACGGCCTGCCCAACTTCACCGAGGCCGGCTGCACCAACTCCCCGCTGCCCGATGTGCAGGCCGGCGTGGAAGCGGCCCTGTCCATCATGTTCAACCAGCTTTGTGGCGCCAACCTGGTGCACGACGTGGGCTACCTGGAGGGGGGCAAAACCGGTTACCTGCCCTTCCTGGTTGTTTGTGACGATATCATCGACATGGCCCGCTACACCGGGGCCGGTACCCGCACTTCGCCCGAGCACCTGGCGGTGGACTGCATCCACGACGTGGGGCCGGGCGGCAACTACCTGGCTCACGACCACACCTTCAAATATTTCCGGCAGGAAATCTGGTCGCCCCGCTTTTTCATCCGCTATCGCTGGGAGCAGTGGGAGGAGCAGGGCCGGGAAACCACGCTGGACCGGGCCATCAGCAAAGTGCGGCAGGTGCTGGCCAGCCACAAACCGGCGGCGCTGCCGGCCGCCGCGCAGCAGACCCTTATGGACATCATCGCCCGCCGGCAGCGGGAAGCCCGGAGTTAG
- a CDS encoding ATP/GTP-binding protein → MNMQCRTGKPTKCAFLGGPGTGKTTLIKQLDVDFSMAGYLSSSCMDFARSYIIRYGPPRTIFEQFLLYEGQKQSEAELSHCDIIFCDNATILNYVYGLLLCDFKSRQQVYALMKLYEWAMKDLPEYEIFYIPREFPLHNDGVIYQNEEMAAVVDQKIKSFLDMMNVPYTVITGDLASRIQQVKDKLGFVPRRECRIE, encoded by the coding sequence ATGAACATGCAGTGCCGGACCGGCAAACCTACCAAATGTGCCTTTCTGGGCGGCCCGGGCACGGGCAAGACCACGCTGATTAAGCAGCTGGATGTGGATTTCAGCATGGCCGGTTACCTTTCTTCCTCCTGCATGGACTTCGCCCGCAGCTACATCATCCGTTACGGCCCGCCCCGCACCATTTTCGAACAGTTTTTGCTCTACGAGGGCCAGAAACAATCCGAGGCCGAGCTGTCCCACTGCGACATCATTTTCTGCGACAACGCCACCATATTAAACTACGTCTACGGCCTCTTGCTCTGCGACTTCAAGAGCCGGCAGCAGGTTTACGCCCTGATGAAACTCTACGAATGGGCCATGAAGGACCTGCCCGAATACGAGATTTTTTATATTCCCCGCGAATTCCCCCTGCACAACGACGGGGTAATTTACCAGAACGAGGAAATGGCCGCCGTTGTGGATCAAAAAATCAAGAGCTTTCTGGACATGATGAACGTGCCCTACACAGTGATCACGGGCGATCTGGCCAGCCGCATCCAGCAGGTCAAGGACAAACTGGGCTTTGTCCCCCGCCGCGAGTGCCGGATCGAATAA
- a CDS encoding GntR family transcriptional regulator — translation MTEPRLVPIKLDNYKPLREMVFESLREAIIQGRLKPGERLMEIQLAEEMGVSRTPVREAIRKLELEGFVVMVPRKGAYVAGISVKDIVDVFEVRAALEALAAGLAAERATEEELEELERSLVQISEVTGREDIDALVETDINFHELIYKACRNERLVQILTHLKEQITRFRTTSLSQPGRSKHAVEEHRKIVEAISDRNVELASTLAREHIENAEQSLLNAIQGEKE, via the coding sequence GTGACCGAACCCAGACTGGTGCCCATCAAACTGGACAATTACAAGCCGCTGCGGGAAATGGTGTTCGAATCGCTGCGGGAGGCCATTATTCAGGGCCGCCTCAAGCCGGGCGAGCGGTTGATGGAGATACAGCTGGCCGAGGAAATGGGCGTCAGCCGCACACCGGTGCGGGAGGCCATCCGCAAGCTGGAACTGGAAGGCTTTGTGGTGATGGTGCCGCGCAAGGGAGCCTATGTAGCGGGCATTTCCGTGAAAGACATTGTGGACGTGTTTGAAGTGCGGGCGGCGCTGGAAGCGCTGGCGGCCGGACTGGCGGCCGAGCGGGCCACCGAGGAGGAGCTGGAGGAACTGGAGCGCTCGCTGGTGCAGATTTCCGAGGTTACCGGTCGGGAAGACATCGACGCCCTTGTGGAAACCGACATCAATTTCCATGAATTGATCTACAAGGCCTGCCGCAATGAGCGTCTGGTGCAGATTTTGACGCACCTTAAAGAGCAGATCACGCGCTTTCGCACCACTTCGCTTTCCCAGCCGGGTCGCTCCAAGCACGCTGTGGAAGAACACCGCAAGATTGTGGAGGCCATCAGCGACCGCAATGTGGAATTGGCCAGCACTCTGGCCAGGGAGCATATTGAAAACGCCGAACAAAGTCTCTTAAACGCCATTCAGGGGGAGAAGGAATAA
- a CDS encoding diguanylate cyclase domain-containing protein, which produces MSLKTKLLLTLSGIFAFSALLIWLLLHLFTKNLLAGMAKETTFALGLFLTTLLTFVLTIFWLNHTCLARLNRLTAALHQSGNSPPAGIPVLPGGDELARLSREMNDLLEKLARHRQELEHQEQKHNAILDNMAEGIVVVQNGVIKYANPAAAGMLGCPQDKTDQTFLELVHPQDKAAMHEYCLALTEKGGITRAHPFRSRTADGRERWLEANSTVIGWEEGTAHLHFISDITPRKILEEELSRLMAEKNLILDSLTEMVIFVDRDLHIIWANKTAAQAVGKSVLELMGAKCYEVRFGQDQPCAGCPVQRAMTSGQPYTGELETPDGRWLSINASPVFDNQGNVTGAVEATLDITERRRYEEQLRYLSMHDVLTGLYNRAFFQAEMARLEKSRDYPITVLLADLDGLKLVNDSLGHDRGDELIRACAGQLKAALRSSDILARIGGDEFAALLPDTDAKAAQVIVERLHKHLAAYNNSDPALPVFLSIGWATSPDPSKTLNETLKEADAAMYAQKIQQREKTRPLLCQAITKARPNCDQSNG; this is translated from the coding sequence ATGTCTTTGAAAACCAAGTTGCTGCTGACTTTAAGCGGCATTTTCGCTTTTTCCGCCCTGCTCATCTGGTTATTACTGCATCTATTCACAAAAAATCTGCTGGCAGGTATGGCAAAAGAGACCACTTTTGCTCTGGGGCTTTTCCTAACCACACTGCTCACCTTTGTCTTAACCATTTTCTGGCTTAACCACACCTGTCTGGCACGCCTGAATCGTCTCACCGCCGCCCTGCACCAGAGCGGTAACTCACCGCCAGCCGGCATACCGGTGCTGCCCGGCGGGGATGAACTGGCCCGGTTATCCCGGGAAATGAACGATCTGCTGGAAAAGCTGGCCCGGCACCGGCAGGAGCTGGAGCACCAGGAACAAAAACACAACGCTATACTGGACAACATGGCCGAGGGCATAGTGGTGGTACAAAACGGTGTCATCAAGTACGCCAACCCGGCTGCCGCGGGCATGCTGGGCTGCCCACAGGACAAAACCGACCAGACCTTTTTGGAGCTGGTTCACCCCCAGGACAAGGCCGCCATGCACGAATATTGCCTGGCTCTGACCGAAAAGGGAGGCATCACCCGAGCACACCCCTTCCGCTCCCGCACGGCCGACGGCCGGGAAAGGTGGCTGGAAGCCAACTCCACCGTGATTGGCTGGGAAGAAGGTACGGCCCACCTGCACTTTATTTCCGACATCACACCGCGCAAGATTTTGGAGGAGGAACTCTCCCGCCTGATGGCGGAGAAAAACCTCATCCTGGACAGCCTGACCGAAATGGTCATCTTTGTGGACCGCGACCTGCACATCATCTGGGCCAACAAAACCGCCGCCCAGGCCGTGGGCAAAAGCGTGCTGGAGCTGATGGGGGCCAAGTGCTACGAAGTGCGCTTCGGCCAGGACCAGCCCTGCGCCGGCTGTCCGGTGCAGCGGGCCATGACCAGCGGCCAGCCCTATACCGGCGAACTGGAAACACCCGACGGACGCTGGCTGAGCATCAACGCCTCGCCCGTCTTCGATAACCAGGGCAATGTTACGGGCGCCGTGGAAGCCACGCTGGATATCACCGAACGCCGCCGCTACGAAGAGCAGCTGCGCTACCTGAGCATGCACGATGTGCTGACCGGCCTTTACAACCGGGCCTTTTTCCAGGCCGAAATGGCCCGGCTGGAAAAAAGCCGCGATTACCCCATCACCGTGCTGCTGGCCGACCTGGACGGCCTGAAACTGGTCAACGACAGCCTGGGCCACGACCGGGGCGACGAGTTGATCAGGGCCTGTGCCGGACAGCTGAAAGCAGCACTGCGCAGTTCGGACATATTGGCCCGCATCGGCGGTGACGAGTTTGCCGCCCTGTTGCCGGACACCGATGCAAAGGCGGCGCAGGTCATTGTGGAGCGTTTGCATAAACACCTGGCTGCCTATAACAACAGCGATCCCGCTCTGCCGGTCTTCCTGTCCATCGGCTGGGCCACCAGTCCCGACCCCTCTAAAACGCTCAACGAAACATTGAAAGAAGCCGATGCCGCCATGTACGCCCAAAAAATACAGCAGCGGGAAAAAACCCGGCCCCTCCTCTGCCAGGCCATAACCAAAGCCCGGCCCAATTGCGACCAGTCAAATGGCTAA
- a CDS encoding heavy-metal-associated domain-containing protein — protein MLLLPFATASFSVGGLFDSQNQAEIKDVLQDIDGVQKVNVDLQEKRVDVTFDSTVLPADYLARTLNSLGYSPYVDIEQQGGGC, from the coding sequence GTGTTGCTTTTGCCTTTTGCTACAGCCAGCTTTAGTGTGGGTGGCCTGTTTGACAGCCAGAATCAGGCGGAAATAAAGGACGTTCTGCAAGACATTGATGGAGTACAAAAAGTTAATGTCGATTTGCAGGAGAAAAGGGTGGACGTAACCTTCGACAGCACGGTTTTGCCCGCTGATTATCTGGCCCGTACGCTAAATTCGCTGGGGTACTCGCCGTATGTGGATATTGAGCAGCAAGGTGGTGGTTGCTGA
- a CDS encoding DUF6485 family protein produces the protein MVCRQEKNLAGCTCTYSACNRRGICCECVAYHRKNGEIPGCFFPPAAERTYDRSIEAFIRAYSKA, from the coding sequence ATGGTTTGCCGCCAGGAGAAAAACCTGGCCGGTTGCACCTGTACTTACAGTGCTTGCAACAGGCGGGGCATTTGCTGCGAGTGCGTGGCCTACCACCGCAAAAATGGAGAAATACCGGGCTGTTTTTTCCCGCCCGCAGCCGAGAGGACATACGACCGCTCCATTGAGGCGTTTATCCGCGCTTATAGCAAAGCTTGA
- a CDS encoding L,D-transpeptidase family protein, which translates to MLQTSPAPGGAYLLINTKRRRLQYFAGGILKATYPVAVGKPATPTPTGHYRIVNKVVNPGGVLGSRWMGLNIPGGNYGIHGTNNPASIGTMASKGCIRMHNRDIESLFPQVPVGTPVIIVAAEQPQPAPAPIAGSPPLDNALPDPAPETTAPTERYHVVRPGDTLWAIARRYGIELDRLLALNQLPTPHLIYPGQKIRLP; encoded by the coding sequence ATGCTGCAAACATCCCCCGCCCCCGGCGGCGCCTACCTGCTGATCAATACCAAGAGACGCCGCTTGCAATATTTTGCAGGAGGGATTCTCAAGGCCACCTATCCCGTGGCCGTGGGCAAGCCGGCTACCCCCACCCCCACCGGTCACTACCGGATCGTGAACAAGGTTGTCAATCCCGGCGGTGTCCTGGGCAGCCGCTGGATGGGTTTAAATATCCCCGGCGGCAATTACGGCATTCACGGCACCAACAACCCGGCCTCCATCGGCACCATGGCCTCCAAAGGGTGCATCCGCATGCACAACCGGGACATTGAGTCCCTGTTCCCGCAGGTACCCGTAGGCACACCGGTAATTATTGTGGCGGCAGAGCAGCCACAACCGGCCCCTGCGCCCATTGCCGGTTCCCCACCTCTGGACAACGCCCTCCCCGACCCCGCTCCGGAAACCACGGCCCCCACCGAGCGATACCATGTTGTCCGGCCGGGCGATACACTGTGGGCGATTGCCCGCCGCTACGGCATCGAGCTGGACCGGCTTTTGGCCTTAAACCAGCTGCCCACCCCTCATTTGATTTACCCGGGGCAAAAAATCCGTCTGCCTTAA
- the ispE gene encoding 4-(cytidine 5'-diphospho)-2-C-methyl-D-erythritol kinase → MQIVARAKINLGLAVLGRRADGFHAVDMVMQTISTGDLLTIEPAETISVDVSRPDLPGGPENLAYRAAALLQKVSGFRQGARIYIEKRIPLAAGLAGGSADAAAVLKGLNQLWGLGLSPGELMELGSALGSDVPFCLVGGTARARGRGELIEPLPPLAGRGVVLVKPAFGVSTPRVYHFYDQLPPRPPAGIEPLVVALEQEDWSGLCAALVNDLERATLALHPEIAEIKEAMLRAGAPGVLMSGSGPTVFGLCADRDAARRVAEKLDLPGCWVDVAVTV, encoded by the coding sequence ATGCAGATTGTTGCCCGTGCCAAAATCAATCTGGGCCTGGCCGTGCTGGGCCGCCGGGCCGACGGTTTTCATGCAGTGGATATGGTCATGCAGACCATTAGTACTGGCGATTTGCTCACCATAGAGCCGGCGGAAACCATCAGTGTGGATGTGAGCCGCCCCGACCTGCCGGGCGGTCCGGAAAACCTGGCCTACCGGGCCGCCGCCCTGCTGCAGAAAGTTTCCGGCTTTCGGCAGGGAGCGCGCATATACATAGAAAAACGCATTCCTCTGGCCGCGGGGCTGGCCGGTGGCTCGGCCGACGCCGCAGCAGTGCTCAAAGGTCTGAACCAATTGTGGGGGCTGGGCCTTTCTCCGGGCGAATTGATGGAGCTGGGCTCCGCCCTGGGTTCCGACGTGCCTTTCTGTCTGGTGGGCGGGACGGCGCGCGCCCGGGGACGGGGTGAATTGATTGAGCCGTTACCGCCGCTGGCGGGGCGCGGCGTGGTGCTGGTCAAGCCTGCTTTTGGCGTGTCCACGCCCCGGGTTTACCACTTTTACGACCAGCTGCCGCCCCGCCCTCCGGCAGGAATAGAACCGCTGGTAGTTGCGCTGGAACAGGAGGACTGGTCGGGTCTTTGCGCCGCTCTGGTCAATGACCTGGAAAGGGCTACGCTGGCTCTGCATCCCGAAATTGCCGAAATAAAGGAAGCGATGCTGCGGGCCGGTGCGCCGGGTGTGCTCATGTCGGGCAGCGGCCCCACGGTTTTCGGTTTGTGCGCCGACCGGGATGCCGCCCGCCGGGTGGCGGAAAAGCTGGATTTGCCGGGGTGCTGGGTGGATGTGGCGGTGACGGTGTAG
- a CDS encoding DMT family transporter has product MTDNLPALLIAAASGVLMAWQGTFNAVLGKRIGLLETTFVVHITGLLLVSLLLFVLRLGSGRLSQLFAAPWYTLLGGVLGVGIVYLVALSIPRVGVAPATTAIILGQVFTAGLIDHFGFCGVDKLPFSWCRIVGTLLMALGAYFLLKK; this is encoded by the coding sequence ATGACGGACAATTTGCCGGCCCTGCTGATTGCCGCTGCTTCCGGTGTTTTGATGGCCTGGCAGGGAACCTTCAATGCGGTACTGGGTAAGAGAATCGGTCTTTTGGAGACCACTTTTGTGGTGCATATCACCGGTCTATTGCTGGTCAGCTTGCTCCTGTTTGTTTTACGCCTGGGCAGCGGCCGGCTGTCCCAGCTTTTTGCCGCCCCCTGGTATACACTGCTGGGCGGTGTGCTGGGGGTGGGGATAGTTTACCTGGTGGCCTTGAGCATACCGCGGGTGGGCGTGGCACCGGCCACTACGGCCATTATTCTGGGCCAGGTTTTTACGGCCGGGCTGATTGATCATTTCGGGTTTTGTGGTGTGGATAAACTGCCCTTTTCCTGGTGCCGCATTGTGGGTACTCTTTTGATGGCCCTGGGGGCGTATTTTTTATTGAAAAAGTGA
- a CDS encoding DUF1540 domain-containing protein: MTGKVKCKVEECKHNRDFICHAGEIEVMSSRTRRPTCSDETACNTFAPRT, translated from the coding sequence ATGACCGGCAAGGTCAAATGCAAGGTGGAAGAGTGCAAGCACAACCGCGACTTTATCTGCCACGCCGGAGAGATCGAGGTAATGTCCAGCCGCACCAGGCGGCCCACCTGCAGCGATGAGACCGCCTGCAACACCTTTGCACCGCGCACCTGA